From the genome of Odocoileus virginianus isolate 20LAN1187 ecotype Illinois chromosome 16, Ovbor_1.2, whole genome shotgun sequence, one region includes:
- the LOC139038712 gene encoding endogenous retrovirus group K member 7 Env polyprotein-like gives MLAYKMGNSNTISIQDWSNPNPKHDLKTVKNYTDEYVNWENSTVPWPLSASRWHHNALVPPMVAYQQNSKTFWQPELWRAVAATFNVTLKRPNSTLEKVVLACLPSPYVFLFVNDSSKLQIYLNQTGGPTIVDCDTCFLSSCLSPRFNVSAFIILKRPPYLMVPVNLTTYWYDNYGLAVLQHVKELMRIKRFAGLLVLGISALIMAISSAILASVSLAHQVHTAAHVNDLSKNVSLALATQEAIDRKLEMKVNALEEAVMHIGTELQALKTKLALSCHADYKWICVTPLKVNETDYNWERIQNHISGVWNSSSISLDLERLHQQISNVKDAKLDFTVVETAHDFFNQLSSFISGKGLISGIMTWVSLGCIVLVIILILPCIVRILGTSIQRLSVELQLLALKNKKGGDVGSQEEDKRTPRP, from the coding sequence ATGTTAGCCTATAAAATGGGGAATTCAAATACAATATCCATTCAAGATTGGAGTAATCCAAATCCAAAACACGatctaaaaacagtaaaaaattatacagatgaGTATGTAAATTGGGAAAACTCTACTGTACCTTGGCCTCTTTCAGCCAGTAGATGGCACCACAACGCCCTAGTTCCCCCCATGGTTGCTTATCAGCAAAATTCAAAGACCTTTTGGCAGCCAGAGCTATGGAGAGCAGTAGCTGCAACTTTCAATGTAACTTTAAAGCGACCTAATTCAACCTTAGAAAAGGTTGTTTTGGCTTGCCTTCCTTCTCCAtatgttttcctctttgttaATGATTCAAGTAAGTTACAGATATATCTTAATCAAACTGGAGGACCTACCATTGTTGATTGTGATACCTGCTTCCTTTCTAGCTGTCTGAGCCCTAGgtttaatgtttctgcttttataattttaaaacgaCCTCCCTATCTCATGGTACCTGTTAATTTGACAACATATTGGTATGATAATTATGGCTTAGCTGTATTACAACATGTTAAAGAGTTAATGAGAATTAAAAGGTTTGCAGGATTGTTAGTTTTAGGAATATCTGCCTTAATTATGGCTATATCTTCTGCTATATTAGCCTCTGTTTCTCTTGCACATCAGGTTCACACAGCCGCTCATGTTAATGATTTGTCAAAAAATGTTTCCTTAGCGCTAGCAACTCAAGAAGCTATAGatagaaaactagaaatgaaagtaAATGCTTTGGAAGAGGCAGTAATGCATATAGGAACTGAATTGCAGGCTTTAAAAACGAAGTTGGCTTTATCCTGTCATGCAGATTACAAGTGGATTTGTGTTACACCCTTAAAGGTTAATGAAACAGATTATAATTGGGAGCGGATTCAAAATCATATTTCTGGGGTTTGGAATAGCTCTAGTATTAGCTTAGATTTAGAAAGATTACATCAACAGATTTCTAATGTAAAAGATGCTAAGTTAGACTTTACTGTGGTTGAAACAGCTcatgatttctttaatcagttaaGCTCCTTCATTTCAGGAAAAGGTCTCATTTCTGGAATTATGACCTGGGTTTCTCTAGGATGTATTGTCTTAGTAATTATTCTTATCCTTCCTTGCATTGTTAGGATCCTCGGAACTAGTATTCAGCGCCTTTCTGTTGAACTTCAGCTGcttgccttaaaaaataaaaaagggggagatgtcgggagccaagaagaggacaagcgaacgccccgcccatga
- the KLHL28 gene encoding kelch-like protein 28 — translation MDHTSPTYMLANLTHLHSEQLLQGLNLLRQHHELCDIILRVGDVKIHAHKVVLASISPYFKAMFTGNLSEKENSEVEFQCIDETALQAIVEYAYTGTVFISQDTVESLLPAANLLQIKLVLKECCAFLESQLDPGNCIGISRFAETYGCHDLYLAATKYICQNFEAVCQTEEFFELTHADLDEIVSNDCLNVATEETVFYALESWIKYDVQERQKYLAQLLNSVRLPLLSVKFLTRLYEANHLIRDDRTCKHLLNEALKYHFMPEHRLSHQTVLMTRPRCAPKVLCAVGGKSGLFACLDSVEMYFPQNDSWIGLAPLNIPRYEFGICVLDQKVYVIGGIETNVRPGITIRKHENSVECWNPDTNTWTSLERMNESRSTLGVVVLAGELYALGGYDGQSYLQSVEKYIPKVRKWQPVAPMTTTRSCFAAAVLDGMIYAIGGYGPAHMNSVERYDPSKDSWEMVASMADKRIHFGVGVMLGFIFVVGGHNGVSHLSSIERYDPHQNQWTVCRPMKEPRTGVGAAVIDNYLYVVGGHSGSSYLNTVQKYDPLSDTWLDSAGMIYCRCNFGLTAL, via the exons atGGACCACACATCCCCGACCTACATGCTTGCTAACTTAACCCACTTACATTCTGAACAACTTCTACAAGGCTTGAATCTTCTTCGTCAACATCACGAACTCTGTGACATCATTCTTCGAGTAGGTGATGTTAAAATTCATGCTCACAAAGTGGTACTTGCCAGCATCAGCCCATATTTCAAAGCTATGTTCACTGGAAACCTCTCTGAAAAAGAGAACAGTGAAGTTGAGTTTCAGTGCATTGATGAGACTGCTCTCCAGGCCATTGTGGAATATGCCTATACAGGGACTGTTTTTATTTCGCAAGACACAGTTGAATCTCTCCTTCCAGCAGCAAACCTCCTGCAGATAAAACTTGTCCTGAAAGAATGTTGTGCATTTCTTGAAAGCCAGCTTGATCCTGGTAATTGTATTGGAATTTCTCGTTTTGCAGAAACGTATGGTTGCCATGACCTTTATTTGGCAGCCACTAAATACATATGCCAGAATTTTGAAGCTGTTTGTCAGACTGAAGAGTTTTTTGAGCTCACTCATGCTGATTTGGATGAAATCGTTTCCAATGACTGTTTGAATGTAGCTACCGAAGAGACTGTTTTTTATGCACTTGAGTCTTGGATCAAGTATGATGTCCAAGAACGCCAGAAGTACTTAGCTCAGCTACTTAACAGTGTGCGATTACCATTGCTCAGTGTTAAGTTTCTCACTAGATTATATGAAGCAAATCATCTTATCCGTGACGATCGCACTTGTAAACATCTTTTGAATGAAGCTCTGAAGTACCACTTTATGCCCGAGCACAGACTGTCTCATCAGACAGTCTTGATGACACGACCTCGCTGTGCTCCCAAAGTACTTTGTGCAGTAGGAGGAAAATCTGGACTGTTTGCCTGTTTGGATAG TGTGGAGATGTACTTTCCTCAGAATGACTCTTGGATTGGTTTGGCACCCCTAAACATTCCTCGCTATGAATTTGGAATATGCGTTTTAGACCAAAAAGTGTATGTTATAGGTGGTATTGAGACTAACGTGCGTCCTGGCATCACTATCAGAAAACATGAAAATTCAGTAGAATGCTGGAATCCTGATACAAACACCTGGACTTCTCTGGAGAGAATGAATGAGAGTAGAAGTACCCTTGGAGTGGTGGTACTTGCAGGAGAACTGTATGCTTTAGGCGGTTATGATGGACAGTCTTACCTGCAATCTGTAGAGAAGTATATTCCCAaagtaagaaaatggcaacctgtgGCACCCATGACTACGACAAGAAGTTGTTTTGCTGCAGCGGTGTTGGATGGAATGATATATGCCATTGGAGGGTATGGTCCTGCCCACATGAACAG TGTGGAGCGCTATGATCCAAGTAAAGACTCCTGGGAGATGGTTGCATCTATGGCAGATAAAAGGATTCACTTTGGTGTGGGTGTCATGCTAGGCTTTATTTTCGTGGTGGGTGGACATAATGGTGTTTCGCATTTGTCAAGCATTGAAAGATACGATCCTCATCAAAATCAGTGGACTGTGTGCAGACCAATGAAAGAACCCAGAACAG GAGTTGGTGCTGCAGTAATTGATAACTACCTTTATGTAGTTGGTGGTCACTCGGGGTCTTCCTATCTGAATACCGTGCAGAAATATGACCCTCTCTCAGATACGTGGCTGGATTCAGCTGGCATGATATACTGTCGCTGCAATTTTGGACTAACTGCACTTTAA
- the LOC139038711 gene encoding endogenous retrovirus group K member 7 Env polyprotein-like produces MPGISDEIQTQFARFNHSLPFDDTYERCSSDPPSDDSWGGVNYQIGYPQWRECIYDSMLAYKMGNSNTISIQDWSNPNPKHDLKTVKNYTDEYVNWENSTVPWPLSASRWHHNALVPPMVAYQQNSKTFWQPELWRAVAATFNVTLKRPNSTLEKVVLACLPSPYVFLFVNDSNKLQIYLNQTGGPTIVDCDTCFLSSCLSPRFNVSAFIILKRPPYLMVPVNLTTYWYDNYGLAVLQHVKELMRIKRFAGLLVLGISALIMAISSAILASVSLAHQVHTAAHVNDLSKNVSLALATQEAIDRKLEMKVNALEEAVMHIGTELQALKTKLALSCHADYKWICVTPLKVNETDYNWERIQNHISGVWNSSSISLDLERLHQQISNVKDAKLDFTVVETAHDFFNQLSSFISGKGLISGIMTWVSLGCIVLVIILILPCIVRILGTSIQRLSVELQLLALKNKKGGDVGSQEEDKRTPRP; encoded by the coding sequence ATGCCTGGAATCTCAGATGAGATCCAAACACAATTTGCAAGGTTTAATCATTCTCTCCCCTTTGATGACACTTATGAACGATGCTCATCAGACCCACCTTCAGATGACAGCTGGGGTGGAGTAAATTATCAGATAGGATACCCTCAGTGGAGAGAGTGTATTTATGATTCTATGTTAGCCTATAAAATGGGGAATTCAAATACAATATCCATTCAAGATTGGAGTAATCCAAATCCAAAACACGatctaaaaacagtaaaaaattatacagatgaGTATGTAAATTGGGAAAACTCTACTGTACCTTGGCCTCTTTCAGCCAGTAGATGGCACCACAACGCCCTAGTTCCCCCCATGGTTGCTTATCAGCAAAATTCAAAGACCTTTTGGCAGCCAGAGCTATGGAGAGCAGTAGCTGCAACTTTCAATGTAACTTTAAAGCGACCTAATTCAACCTTAGAAAAGGTTGTTTTGGCTTGCCTTCCTTCTCCAtatgttttcctctttgttaATGATTCAAATAAGTTACAGATATATCTTAATCAAACTGGAGGACCTACCATTGTTGATTGTGATACCTGCTTCCTTTCTAGCTGTCTGAGCCCTAGgtttaatgtttctgcttttataattttaaaacgaCCTCCCTATCTCATGGTACCTGTTAATTTGACAACATATTGGTATGATAATTATGGCTTAGCTGTATTACAACATGTTAAAGAGTTAATGAGAATTAAAAGGTTTGCAGGATTGTTAGTTTTAGGAATATCTGCCTTAATTATGGCTATATCTTCTGCTATATTAGCCTCTGTTTCTCTTGCACATCAGGTTCACACAGCCGCTCATGTTAATGATTTGTCAAAAAATGTTTCCTTAGCGCTAGCAACTCAAGAAGCTATAGatagaaaactagaaatgaaagtaAATGCTTTGGAAGAGGCAGTAATGCATATAGGAACTGAATTGCAGGCTTTAAAAACGAAGTTGGCTTTATCCTGTCATGCAGATTACAAGTGGATTTGTGTTACACCCTTAAAGGTTAATGAAACAGATTATAATTGGGAGCGGATTCAAAATCATATTTCTGGGGTTTGGAATAGCTCTAGTATTAGCTTAGATTTAGAAAGATTACATCAACAGATTTCTAATGTAAAAGATGCTAAGTTAGACTTTACTGTGGTTGAAACAGCTcatgatttctttaatcagttaaGCTCCTTCATTTCAGGAAAAGGTCTCATTTCTGGAATTATGACCTGGGTTTCTCTAGGATGTATTGTCTTAGTAATTATTCTTATCCTTCCTTGCATTGTTAGGATCCTCGGAACTAGTATTCAGCGCCTTTCTGTTGAACTTCAGCTGcttgccttaaaaaataaaaaagggggagatgtcgggagccaagaagaggacaagcgaacgccccgcccatga